In bacterium 336/3, the following proteins share a genomic window:
- a CDS encoding thiouridylase gives MSKRVVVGLSGGVDSSVSAYLLKEQGYEVIGIFMKNWHDETVVINNECPWIEDSNDALIVAEKLDIPFRVLDLSKEYKQRIVDYMFAEYEAGRTPNPDVLCNREIKFDVFLKAAMQLGADYVATGHYCQKDSIEKDGKIVHRLLAGKDPNKDQSYFLCQLTQEQLSKALFPIGGLLKPEVRAIAKKIDLITAEKKDSQGLCFVGKIRLPEFLQQQLSPKTGKIIEINADSFVFSEQNTQDTLESLTAPFRYEPEYGKVVGEHIGSHFYTIGQRKGLQVGGKPKPLFVIATDVEKNVIYVGQGNDHPGLNRKGLFVANPDTHWIREDLKMNIGEKRDYMARIRYRQPLSKVTLHQEAEGLYVIFNEKQQSVTPGQFVAWYDGEELIGSGVIA, from the coding sequence ATGTCGAAAAGAGTTGTTGTAGGGCTTTCTGGTGGTGTTGATTCAAGTGTTTCAGCCTATTTGCTCAAAGAACAAGGCTATGAAGTAATTGGAATTTTCATGAAAAATTGGCATGACGAAACGGTCGTAATCAATAACGAATGTCCTTGGATAGAAGACAGTAACGATGCCCTCATTGTTGCTGAAAAGCTAGATATTCCGTTTCGTGTGCTGGATTTGAGCAAAGAATACAAACAACGTATTGTAGATTATATGTTTGCAGAATACGAAGCAGGCAGAACGCCCAACCCTGATGTGCTTTGTAATAGAGAAATTAAATTTGATGTATTTTTGAAAGCAGCCATGCAATTAGGAGCTGATTATGTGGCTACAGGACATTATTGCCAAAAAGATAGCATTGAAAAAGATGGAAAAATAGTACACCGTCTGCTTGCAGGCAAAGACCCCAATAAAGACCAAAGCTATTTTTTGTGTCAACTCACTCAAGAACAACTTTCTAAGGCTCTCTTCCCGATTGGTGGCTTGCTCAAGCCTGAAGTAAGAGCTATTGCAAAAAAAATAGACCTGATTACAGCCGAAAAGAAAGATTCTCAAGGACTTTGTTTTGTAGGTAAAATTCGTTTGCCCGAATTTTTACAACAACAATTATCACCCAAAACTGGTAAAATTATTGAAATTAATGCTGATAGCTTTGTTTTTTCTGAGCAAAATACGCAAGATACGCTCGAAAGCCTCACTGCACCTTTTCGTTATGAACCAGAGTATGGAAAAGTAGTGGGAGAACACATTGGCTCTCATTTTTATACGATTGGGCAACGAAAAGGCTTACAGGTAGGTGGAAAGCCCAAACCTTTGTTTGTAATAGCTACTGATGTAGAAAAAAATGTAATTTATGTAGGACAAGGCAACGACCACCCAGGACTTAACAGAAAAGGGCTTTTTGTGGCAAACCCTGATACACACTGGATTCGAGAAGACTTAAAAATGAATATTGGTGAAAAACGTGATTATATGGCTCGTATTCGTTATCGCCAGCCACTCAGTAAAGTTACTCTACACCAAGAAGCAGAAGGTTTATATGTTATTTTCAATGAAAAACAGCAAAGCGTAACCCCTGGGCAGTTTGTGGCTTGGTATGATGGCGAAGAATTGATTGGCTCTGGAGTGATTGCGTAG
- a CDS encoding superoxide dismutase produces MWANPHQSLAFELPPLPYDFAALEPHFDTQTMQIHHGKHHAAYVKNLNEAIIGTPFEKLSLENILVKLTTKDTKIRNNAGGHYNHSLFWKTLKPQSEGKPSGKLAESINQQFESFEKFKEIFTEKAKSLFGSGWTWLNFNKKKGLFLENTPNQDNLLMKNIYTTSATPILGLDIWEHAYYLKYQNKRADYIQAFWNVVNWEEVSKLYEIAMKK; encoded by the coding sequence ATATGGGCAAACCCCCATCAATCTCTTGCTTTTGAACTTCCTCCTCTACCCTACGATTTTGCAGCTTTAGAGCCTCATTTTGACACTCAAACCATGCAGATTCATCATGGCAAGCACCATGCAGCGTATGTAAAAAATCTCAATGAAGCCATCATAGGGACACCTTTTGAGAAATTAAGTTTGGAAAATATTTTAGTAAAACTAACTACCAAAGATACTAAAATACGCAATAATGCAGGTGGACATTACAACCATAGTCTTTTTTGGAAGACACTCAAACCACAATCCGAAGGAAAACCCTCTGGAAAACTCGCTGAAAGTATTAATCAGCAATTTGAAAGCTTTGAAAAGTTTAAAGAAATTTTTACAGAAAAGGCTAAATCTTTATTTGGTTCAGGCTGGACTTGGTTAAATTTTAATAAAAAAAAGGGCTTATTCTTGGAAAATACACCGAATCAAGATAATTTGCTCATGAAAAACATTTATACTACTTCTGCAACTCCTATTTTGGGTTTGGATATTTGGGAACATGCTTATTATCTAAAGTATCAAAATAAAAGAGCCGATTATATTCAAGCCTTTTGGAATGTAGTAAATTGGGAAGAAGTGAGTAAATTGTATGAGATAGCTATGAAAAAATAA